The following are from one region of the Mesorhizobium sp. B2-8-5 genome:
- a CDS encoding ATP-dependent helicase codes for MSGFSEDMPFFDEPNARPAAAPSGIAARAMAARSGQTGAPDYLKGLNPEQRLAVETTEGPVLVLAGAGTGKTRVLTTRIAHILATGRAFPSQILAVTFTNKAAREMKQRIGHLIGEGNVEGMPWLGTFHSIGVKLLRRHAELAGLKSDFTILDTDDVVRLIKQLIQAEGLDDKRWPAKTFAQMLDNWKNKGLGPDEIAEGDARSFGNGKGRQLYKAYQERLQTLNSCDFGDLLYHPIRIFRAYPDVLKEYHRRFKYILVDEYQDTNTAQYMWLRLLAQRPQSGRAPSAEGRKPDRAPAGQAAPAEASERSERAAVSENKVNICCVGDDDQSIYGWRGAEVDNILRFDKDFPGATIIRLERNYRSTAHILGAASHLIAHNEGRFGKTLFTDRDDPEDDKVHVHAAWDSEEEARAIGDTIETYQRQKHNLNDMAILVRASFQMRAFEDRFITLGLNYRVIGGPRFYERLEIRDALAFFRVVANGGDDLAFERIVNVPKRGLGEATIRQIHDTARAMRVPMLEAAATLAESDELKPKPRAALREVAANFERWQKALETTPHTELAETILEESGYTDMWKNDRSADSPGRLENLKELIRSMEEYESLRSFLEHVALVMEAEQGESQDAVSIMTLHSAKGLEFETVFLPGWEEGLFPHQRALDEGGRSGLEEERRLAYVGLTRAKKNLHIWFVSNRQIHGLWQSTIPSRFVDELPETHIDIADSGNSYGGYGNPYGGGAFASGRGGGRQNPYGASRFDNIGAKDQGSFSNTYATPGWQRAQANRTEATDRNWGTRSGHQVERIGYGETDSGYGAGRTSVKGRTIEGELVAKSVADTPSAFNVGDRVFHQKFGNGNIAAIDGNKLTIDFDKAGQKRVLDGFVAPV; via the coding sequence CTGGTGCTGGCCGGCGCCGGCACCGGCAAGACGCGGGTGCTCACCACCCGCATCGCCCATATCCTTGCCACCGGCAGGGCATTCCCCTCGCAGATCCTGGCCGTCACCTTCACCAACAAGGCCGCGCGCGAGATGAAGCAGCGCATCGGCCACCTGATCGGCGAAGGCAATGTCGAGGGCATGCCGTGGCTCGGCACCTTCCACTCGATCGGCGTGAAGCTGCTTCGCCGCCACGCCGAGCTTGCCGGGCTGAAGTCGGATTTCACCATCCTCGACACCGACGACGTGGTGCGGCTGATCAAGCAGCTGATCCAGGCCGAAGGGCTGGACGACAAGCGTTGGCCGGCCAAGACCTTCGCCCAGATGCTCGACAACTGGAAGAACAAGGGTCTCGGACCCGACGAAATCGCGGAAGGCGATGCGCGCAGTTTCGGCAACGGCAAGGGCCGCCAACTCTACAAGGCCTATCAGGAACGGCTGCAGACGCTGAATTCCTGCGACTTCGGCGACCTGCTCTATCACCCGATCCGCATCTTCCGCGCCTACCCCGACGTGCTGAAGGAGTACCACCGCAGGTTCAAATACATACTGGTCGACGAGTACCAGGACACCAACACCGCGCAATATATGTGGCTGCGCCTGTTGGCGCAAAGACCCCAGTCAGGGCGCGCGCCATCGGCCGAAGGCCGCAAGCCCGACCGGGCGCCGGCCGGTCAGGCCGCCCCCGCGGAGGCCAGCGAGCGGAGCGAGCGCGCGGCCGTGAGCGAAAACAAAGTCAACATCTGCTGCGTCGGCGACGACGATCAGTCGATTTATGGCTGGCGCGGCGCCGAGGTCGACAACATCCTGCGCTTCGACAAGGATTTTCCGGGCGCCACCATCATCCGGCTGGAGCGCAACTACCGGTCCACCGCGCATATTCTGGGCGCGGCCTCGCATCTCATCGCCCATAATGAGGGCCGCTTCGGCAAGACGCTGTTCACCGACCGCGACGACCCCGAGGACGACAAGGTGCATGTCCACGCCGCCTGGGATTCGGAGGAAGAGGCGCGCGCCATCGGCGACACCATCGAGACCTATCAGCGGCAAAAGCACAACCTCAACGACATGGCGATCCTGGTGCGCGCCTCGTTCCAGATGCGCGCCTTCGAAGATCGTTTCATCACGCTGGGCTTGAACTACCGCGTCATCGGCGGCCCGCGCTTCTACGAGCGCTTGGAAATCCGCGACGCACTTGCCTTCTTCCGCGTCGTCGCCAACGGCGGCGACGACCTCGCCTTCGAGCGCATCGTCAACGTGCCGAAGCGCGGGCTGGGCGAAGCCACCATCCGCCAGATCCATGACACGGCGCGCGCCATGCGCGTCCCGATGCTGGAGGCCGCCGCGACGCTCGCCGAAAGCGACGAGCTGAAGCCGAAGCCGCGCGCGGCGCTGCGCGAGGTCGCAGCCAATTTCGAGCGCTGGCAGAAGGCGCTGGAAACCACCCCGCACACCGAGCTCGCCGAGACCATCCTGGAGGAAAGCGGCTACACCGACATGTGGAAGAACGACCGTTCGGCGGATTCGCCCGGACGGCTGGAAAACCTCAAGGAGCTGATCCGCTCCATGGAGGAATATGAATCGCTGCGTTCCTTCCTCGAGCATGTCGCGCTGGTGATGGAGGCCGAGCAGGGCGAGTCGCAAGATGCGGTCTCGATCATGACGCTGCATTCGGCCAAGGGCCTCGAATTCGAGACCGTCTTCCTGCCCGGCTGGGAGGAAGGCCTGTTCCCGCATCAGCGCGCGCTGGATGAAGGCGGACGCTCCGGCCTCGAGGAAGAGCGCCGGCTTGCCTATGTCGGCCTGACGCGCGCTAAGAAGAACCTGCACATCTGGTTCGTCTCCAACCGCCAGATCCACGGCCTGTGGCAATCGACGATCCCGTCGCGCTTTGTCGACGAATTGCCCGAAACCCATATCGATATCGCCGACAGCGGCAACAGCTATGGCGGCTACGGCAATCCCTATGGCGGCGGCGCCTTCGCTTCCGGGCGCGGTGGCGGTCGGCAGAATCCCTACGGCGCCTCGCGCTTCGACAATATCGGCGCCAAGGACCAAGGCAGCTTCTCCAACACCTATGCCACGCCCGGCTGGCAGCGCGCGCAGGCGAACCGCACCGAGGCGACCGACCGCAACTGGGGCACCCGCTCCGGCCATCAGGTGGAACGCATCGGCTATGGCGAGACAGACTCCGGCTACGGCGCCGGCCGCACCTCGGTGAAAGGCCGCACCATCGAGGGCGAGCTGGTCGCCAAATCCGTCGCCGACACGCCATCCGCCTTCAATGTCGGCGACCGCGTCTTCCACCAGAAATTCGGCAACGGCAACATCGCGGCCATCGACGGCAACAAGCTCACCATCGACTTCGACAAGGCCGGCCAGAAACGCGTGCTGGACGGGTTTGTCGCGCCGGTGTGA